Proteins co-encoded in one Verrucomicrobiota bacterium JB022 genomic window:
- the rpmC gene encoding 50S ribosomal protein L29 encodes MALETKTLREHSVAELEKQLRDLQEKLLKARLDKLTGQLEKSHLLKEHRRDIARLLTVINEKNRQATPAQA; translated from the coding sequence ATGGCGCTTGAAACGAAAACCCTTCGCGAACATTCCGTGGCCGAGCTTGAAAAGCAGCTGCGCGACCTCCAGGAGAAACTCCTGAAGGCCCGCCTCGACAAGCTGACCGGCCAACTGGAGAAATCCCACCTCCTCAAGGAGCACCGCCGCGACATCGCGCGACTCCTCACGGTCATCAACGAAAAGAACCGCCAGGCGACCCCCGCCCAGGCTTAA
- the rpsN gene encoding 30S ribosomal protein S14, whose protein sequence is MAKKGMIERNKKRIRLVEKFAAKRAELKRVMADPESTDEDFYSAQRKLAKLPRNSSKIRIRNRCSITGRPRAYIRKYGVSRITFRELASQGKIPGVTKSSW, encoded by the coding sequence ATGGCCAAGAAGGGAATGATCGAACGTAACAAGAAGCGCATCCGCCTCGTCGAGAAGTTTGCCGCCAAGCGGGCCGAGCTGAAGCGCGTCATGGCCGATCCGGAATCCACGGATGAGGACTTCTACAGTGCGCAGCGCAAGCTGGCCAAGTTGCCCCGCAACTCCAGCAAGATTCGCATCCGCAATCGCTGCAGCATCACCGGGCGCCCCCGCGCCTATATCCGCAAGTACGGCGTCAGCCGGATCACCTTCCGCGAGCTCGCCTCGCAGGGCAAGATCCCGGGCGTGACCAAGTCGTCCTGGTAA
- the rpsE gene encoding 30S ribosomal protein S5 — translation MSDESNQEQQPASPIRAPQAPKAPQAPEGDIVAQRPARERTSAVVGKVDRPLEEPNQGGRGGRGGFGGGRGRGGPGGGRGGPGGGRGPGGRGPGGRGRGDRGQPQQQQQEEEAIFEKVVHINRCAKVVAGGRRFSFSALVVVGDQEGNVGIGYGKAKEVPECIRKGTERAKKNMRPVALKNNTIPHQALGEHDGGKVLLKPAVAGTGVIAGGGVRAVLEAAGVKDVLTKSLGSNNPAAMVHATLDALKQMRTPEAIRELLKAE, via the coding sequence ATGAGCGACGAAAGCAATCAAGAGCAGCAACCCGCTTCGCCGATTCGCGCGCCCCAGGCGCCGAAGGCTCCCCAGGCCCCGGAGGGCGACATCGTGGCACAACGCCCCGCCCGCGAGCGCACCAGCGCTGTGGTGGGCAAGGTGGACCGCCCATTGGAAGAACCTAACCAAGGTGGCCGTGGTGGTCGCGGTGGCTTCGGCGGTGGCCGTGGCCGCGGCGGTCCCGGTGGTGGCCGTGGTGGCCCCGGTGGTGGTCGTGGCCCTGGCGGCCGTGGCCCCGGTGGTCGTGGACGTGGCGACCGTGGTCAACCCCAGCAGCAGCAACAGGAAGAAGAAGCGATCTTCGAGAAGGTCGTGCACATCAACCGTTGCGCCAAGGTCGTGGCCGGTGGTCGCCGTTTCAGCTTCTCCGCCCTTGTGGTGGTGGGCGACCAGGAAGGCAATGTCGGCATCGGTTACGGCAAGGCCAAGGAAGTGCCCGAGTGCATTCGCAAGGGGACTGAGCGCGCCAAGAAAAACATGCGCCCGGTAGCCTTGAAGAACAACACGATCCCGCACCAGGCCCTCGGCGAACACGATGGCGGCAAGGTGCTCCTCAAGCCGGCCGTTGCCGGTACCGGTGTTATCGCTGGTGGTGGGGTGCGCGCCGTCCTCGAAGCCGCTGGCGTGAAGGACGTGCTGACGAAGAGCCTCGGCTCCAACAACCCGGCAGCGATGGTTCACGCCACGCTCGACGCGCTCAAGCAGATGCGCACGCCGGAAGCCATCCGTGAACTGCTCAAGGCCGAGTAA
- the rplO gene encoding 50S ribosomal protein L15 translates to MRLHNLPKSGGFRKRKRVGRGEGSGNGKTAGKGQKGQLARSGGGMRPGFESGHVPLYRKLPKRGFSNFRFTTRYDVVNVSELELVQGDVVDRESLVKAGLIRRSAGLIKILGDGDLSRALTVKADKLSASARAKIEQAGGKIELTSPETVEAESDNSAE, encoded by the coding sequence ATGCGACTGCATAATTTGCCCAAGAGCGGCGGCTTCCGTAAGCGCAAGCGCGTCGGCCGTGGTGAAGGTAGCGGTAACGGTAAGACGGCCGGTAAGGGCCAGAAGGGTCAATTGGCCCGCTCTGGCGGCGGCATGCGCCCCGGTTTCGAATCCGGTCACGTGCCCCTCTACCGTAAGCTGCCCAAGCGCGGTTTCTCCAACTTCCGCTTCACGACCCGCTACGACGTGGTCAACGTCTCCGAGCTCGAACTCGTGCAAGGCGACGTGGTGGACCGCGAGTCCCTCGTCAAGGCCGGCCTCATCCGCCGCAGCGCGGGCCTGATCAAGATCCTCGGCGATGGCGATCTCTCCCGTGCGCTGACGGTCAAGGCCGACAAGCTGTCGGCTTCCGCTCGCGCCAAGATCGAACAGGCCGGCGGCAAGATCGAGCTGACCTCGCCGGAAACGGTCGAAGCCGAGAGCGACAATTCGGCGGAGTAA
- the rpsH gene encoding 30S ribosomal protein S8 — protein MSDTISDFITIIRNAYRAGKDTCTGRYSKIHVAIAQILRDEGYIRDFSEGADQYGHKTLVLTLKYVDDQPALTGIRRVSTPGRRMYFQSRDIPRTLGGLGLGILTTSKGVLKDRDARRQNIGGEMICSVW, from the coding sequence ATGTCCGACACCATCAGCGACTTTATTACCATCATTCGTAACGCCTACCGCGCCGGCAAGGATACCTGCACCGGCCGTTACTCGAAGATTCACGTTGCCATCGCCCAGATCCTGCGCGACGAAGGCTACATCCGTGACTTCTCCGAAGGCGCCGACCAGTACGGGCACAAGACCCTCGTGCTGACCCTCAAGTATGTGGACGACCAGCCCGCGCTTACCGGCATCCGCCGCGTCAGCACCCCGGGCCGCCGCATGTATTTCCAATCCCGCGACATCCCCCGCACTCTGGGTGGCCTCGGCCTCGGTATCCTCACCACGTCCAAGGGCGTGCTGAAGGATCGCGACGCCCGCCGCCAGAACATTGGTGGGGAGATGATCTGCTCCGTCTGGTAA
- a CDS encoding 50S ribosomal protein L24: MSTEIKAGDEVVVIAGNARGTRAKVMQVLVKKNRVLLEGVNKRKHHEKPRSESEPGGIIEREAPIHISNVMLASRYDGKVAAKK, encoded by the coding sequence ATGAGCACCGAAATCAAAGCAGGCGACGAAGTCGTCGTCATCGCCGGCAATGCCCGCGGTACCCGCGCCAAGGTGATGCAGGTTCTCGTCAAGAAGAACCGCGTGTTGCTCGAAGGCGTGAACAAGCGCAAGCACCACGAGAAGCCCCGCTCCGAGAGCGAGCCCGGCGGCATCATCGAGCGCGAAGCCCCGATCCACATTTCGAACGTGATGCTGGCCAGCCGTTACGACGGCAAGGTTGCCGCCAAGAAATAA
- the rplR gene encoding 50S ribosomal protein L18, protein MNSLERKKMLRQKRVWRIRKKIQGTAERPRLCVSFTNKHIYAQAIDDVSGKTLAGLSTMSKGLVDEKLASNIESARALGTRFGEALKNANLTTVVFDRHGRPYHGRVKEFADAVRATGIQF, encoded by the coding sequence ATGAATTCTTTAGAACGTAAAAAGATGCTCCGCCAGAAGCGTGTCTGGCGTATCCGCAAGAAGATCCAGGGCACCGCTGAGCGCCCTCGTCTTTGCGTGAGCTTCACCAACAAGCACATCTACGCCCAGGCGATCGACGATGTTTCCGGCAAGACGCTGGCAGGCCTCTCGACCATGTCCAAGGGCCTCGTAGATGAGAAGTTGGCCTCCAATATCGAAAGCGCCCGCGCGCTAGGTACCCGCTTCGGCGAGGCCCTCAAGAACGCCAACCTCACCACGGTCGTTTTCGACCGTCACGGCCGTCCCTACCATGGCCGCGTGAAGGAATTTGCCGACGCCGTGCGCGCCACCGGCATCCAATTCTAG
- the rpsQ gene encoding 30S ribosomal protein S17 has product MSESAQRNSRKTIFGQVTSRSGDKSIKVTYDYKVRHPLYQKEVKRKTVVHVHDEKNEAGVGDRVLIMETRPLSKLKRFRVVEVVEKAPVIG; this is encoded by the coding sequence ATGAGCGAGTCGGCCCAACGCAATAGCCGTAAGACGATTTTCGGCCAAGTCACTTCCCGCTCCGGAGACAAGAGCATTAAGGTGACGTACGATTACAAAGTCCGCCACCCCCTCTATCAGAAGGAAGTGAAGCGGAAGACCGTGGTGCACGTGCACGACGAGAAGAATGAAGCTGGCGTGGGCGACCGCGTCCTGATCATGGAAACGCGCCCGCTGAGCAAGCTCAAGCGCTTCCGCGTTGTCGAGGTGGTCGAAAAGGCCCCTGTGATCGGTTAA
- the rplF gene encoding 50S ribosomal protein L6, translating to MSRIGKLPVVLPAKVKAEVNNGTVKIEGPKGKLEKSFDTKAVTIKLEDNQIVVDPINRRNTFSRAMHGTVRSVINGMVHGVVNGYEKNLTITGVGFKAAVKGKVLELNLGYSHDIKHPIADGLTVTVAENTKVKVQGIDKQMVGEFAAQVKRYYPVEPYKGKGVTIDGDYVIRKEGKKAG from the coding sequence ATGAGCCGTATTGGCAAACTCCCCGTCGTCCTTCCCGCCAAGGTGAAGGCCGAAGTGAACAATGGCACGGTCAAGATCGAGGGCCCGAAGGGCAAGCTCGAGAAGTCTTTCGACACGAAGGCCGTGACGATCAAACTGGAAGACAACCAGATCGTCGTCGACCCCATCAACCGTCGTAACACGTTCAGCCGCGCGATGCATGGCACCGTGCGCAGCGTGATCAACGGCATGGTCCATGGCGTCGTCAACGGTTACGAGAAGAACCTCACCATCACGGGCGTCGGCTTCAAGGCCGCCGTGAAGGGCAAGGTCCTCGAGCTGAACCTCGGCTATAGCCACGACATCAAGCACCCGATCGCCGACGGCCTGACCGTAACGGTGGCCGAAAATACCAAGGTCAAGGTCCAGGGTATCGACAAGCAGATGGTCGGCGAATTCGCCGCCCAAGTGAAGCGTTACTACCCGGTTGAGCCTTATAAGGGCAAGGGCGTGACCATCGACGGCGACTATGTCATCCGCAAGGAAGGCAAGAAGGCTGGTTAA
- the rplN gene encoding 50S ribosomal protein L14 — protein sequence MIQMESMVDVADNTGAKKAKMIRRLGQPTRTAAVGDEVIVHIRDSSPDAAVKKGAVHRAVIVRTRYPIRRADGSYLRFDNNAVVLINADGAPRGNRVYGPIARELRQKRYMKIISLAPEVL from the coding sequence ATGATTCAGATGGAAAGCATGGTCGATGTCGCCGATAATACCGGCGCCAAGAAGGCCAAAATGATCCGCCGCCTCGGCCAGCCCACCCGCACTGCCGCCGTTGGCGACGAAGTGATCGTGCACATTCGCGATTCTTCTCCCGACGCTGCCGTGAAGAAGGGCGCCGTGCACCGCGCCGTGATCGTGCGCACCCGCTACCCGATCCGCCGCGCGGATGGCAGCTACCTGCGCTTCGACAACAACGCCGTCGTCCTCATCAACGCGGATGGTGCGCCCCGTGGCAATCGTGTCTATGGCCCGATCGCTCGCGAGCTGCGCCAAAAGCGCTACATGAAGATCATCTCCCTCGCCCCGGAGGTCCTTTAA
- the rplP gene encoding 50S ribosomal protein L16 gives MPLMPKRTKYRKAQRGRNRGNAKGGDTLAFGEFGIQTLDRGLLSAQQIEAARVAINRYLSRKGKVWIRVFPHQPVTKKPAETRQGKGKGGVEYWAANIRPGFILFELSGVSATLAREAFRLADGKLPMRCRFITKDGQ, from the coding sequence ATGCCTTTAATGCCCAAACGCACGAAGTACCGGAAGGCTCAGCGGGGTCGCAATCGCGGCAACGCCAAGGGTGGTGACACCTTGGCCTTCGGTGAATTTGGCATTCAGACGCTCGACCGTGGCCTTCTTTCCGCTCAGCAGATCGAAGCCGCTCGTGTCGCGATCAACCGCTACCTTTCTCGTAAGGGTAAAGTCTGGATCCGCGTCTTCCCGCACCAGCCGGTGACCAAGAAGCCTGCCGAAACCCGTCAGGGTAAAGGTAAGGGTGGGGTCGAATACTGGGCCGCCAATATCCGCCCCGGTTTCATCCTCTTCGAACTCTCCGGGGTCAGCGCCACGCTCGCTCGCGAAGCCTTCCGCCTGGCGGACGGCAAGCTGCCGATGCGCTGTCGCTTCATCACCAAGGACGGTCAATAA
- the rplE gene encoding 50S ribosomal protein L5, whose product MPKPFLQEHYEKVVAAELQKELGLANVHLIPRLEKIVLNSGFNATLDKGQIEESVRDLSSIAGQKAIITKARKSISNFKLREGMPIGAKVTLRGAAMWHFLYKTIAICLPSIRDFRGVNDKLDGSGNFTLGISDITIFPEIPQDGAKRQMGLDICIVTTASNDEQGRELLRKLGMPFRKRNNAQEPAAANA is encoded by the coding sequence ATGCCAAAACCATTTCTCCAGGAACATTACGAGAAGGTCGTCGCCGCCGAGTTGCAAAAGGAACTCGGCCTGGCGAACGTGCACCTGATTCCTCGTCTCGAAAAGATCGTGCTCAACTCCGGCTTCAATGCGACGCTGGACAAGGGCCAGATCGAGGAAAGCGTGCGCGACCTTAGCTCCATTGCCGGCCAGAAGGCGATCATCACCAAGGCCCGCAAGAGCATCTCCAATTTCAAGCTGCGCGAGGGCATGCCCATCGGGGCCAAGGTGACCCTGCGCGGTGCCGCGATGTGGCACTTCCTCTACAAGACCATCGCCATCTGTCTGCCTTCGATCCGCGACTTCCGCGGCGTGAACGACAAGCTGGACGGTTCGGGTAACTTCACCCTGGGGATCAGCGACATCACGATCTTCCCGGAAATCCCGCAAGACGGCGCCAAGCGCCAGATGGGCCTCGATATCTGTATCGTGACGACCGCCTCCAACGACGAACAAGGGCGTGAGCTGCTCCGCAAGCTCGGCATGCCCTTCCGCAAGCGCAACAACGCGCAAGAACCCGCCGCCGCCAACGCCTAA